The Kluyvera intermedia genome window below encodes:
- a CDS encoding methyl-accepting chemotaxis protein, producing MEKTSAQPARSQKIGFLHHIRLVPFFGSVLGGILLLFALSAGLAGYFMWKSDVDQRDVTHELQVRVGLSDSANYLREARLMMIHAGADSRIAEMDSMKKNLAAAQAWIKRSQDGFKVYADRGVKTAADRALDNEMNQRYNAYLEGMKPMLKYAQNGMFEAILNYETEQARTLDDAYNDVRLKVIDIRTARAAQLTELAHNRTTLGVMFMIGAFVLAVLMTIITFTTLRRVVILPLQRAGSRIAQIASGDLTMTDEPVGRSEIGQLIGNLQKMQHALVQTVGTVRQGAEEIYRGTSEISMGNTDLSSRTEQQAAAIEQTAASMEQLTSTVKQNADNAHHASKLAEDASGKATRGGQLVSGVVSTMGSISSSSKKISEITSVINSIAFQTNILALNAAVEAARAGEQGRGFAVVASEVRTLASRSAQAAKEIEGLISESVTLIERGSSEVVRAGSTMTDIVDAVKRVTDIMLEIAAASDEQNRGIQQVSQAVTEMDNVTQQNASLVEEASAAAASLEEQAARLTQAVGTFRLQDSKRAEPVKVSAKPAFAPNRPAVAGADNWETF from the coding sequence ATGGAAAAAACATCCGCGCAGCCGGCTCGCTCGCAAAAAATCGGTTTTTTACACCACATCCGTCTGGTGCCATTTTTCGGTTCCGTTTTGGGGGGGATTTTACTGTTATTTGCGCTGAGCGCAGGACTTGCCGGCTATTTCATGTGGAAATCCGATGTCGACCAGCGTGATGTCACCCATGAGCTACAGGTGCGCGTCGGGCTTTCCGATAGCGCCAACTATCTGCGAGAAGCTCGCTTGATGATGATCCATGCTGGCGCAGACAGCCGCATTGCGGAAATGGACAGCATGAAGAAGAACCTGGCCGCCGCACAAGCGTGGATAAAACGTTCGCAGGATGGCTTTAAAGTTTATGCCGACAGAGGCGTCAAAACCGCAGCAGATAGGGCGCTGGATAACGAAATGAACCAGCGCTACAACGCCTATCTGGAAGGTATGAAGCCGATGTTGAAGTACGCGCAAAACGGTATGTTTGAGGCCATTCTCAATTATGAAACCGAGCAGGCTCGCACCCTTGATGATGCCTATAATGACGTACGCTTGAAGGTGATTGATATCCGTACCGCGCGCGCGGCTCAACTGACTGAACTTGCGCATAATCGCACCACGTTGGGCGTGATGTTTATGATCGGTGCGTTTGTACTGGCGGTGTTAATGACGATTATCACCTTCACGACTCTGCGCCGTGTGGTCATCCTGCCATTACAACGTGCAGGTTCGCGAATCGCGCAAATTGCCAGCGGTGACCTGACCATGACCGATGAACCGGTGGGCCGCAGCGAAATTGGCCAGTTGATTGGTAATCTGCAAAAAATGCAGCATGCGTTAGTGCAGACCGTAGGCACAGTGCGCCAGGGCGCGGAAGAAATTTATCGCGGCACTAGTGAAATCTCCATGGGTAACACCGATCTCTCTTCGCGCACCGAGCAGCAGGCGGCGGCTATCGAGCAGACGGCAGCCAGCATGGAACAACTGACCTCCACGGTGAAACAGAATGCGGATAACGCTCATCATGCCAGCAAACTAGCGGAAGATGCGTCCGGTAAAGCCACGCGCGGCGGACAGCTCGTGTCGGGCGTTGTTTCGACGATGGGCAGCATTTCAAGTAGCTCGAAAAAAATCTCTGAAATTACTTCAGTCATTAACAGCATTGCTTTCCAGACCAATATTCTGGCGCTGAATGCGGCGGTTGAAGCGGCGCGTGCGGGTGAACAGGGGCGTGGCTTTGCGGTTGTCGCCAGTGAAGTTCGCACGCTGGCAAGCCGGAGCGCCCAGGCAGCGAAGGAAATTGAGGGGCTGATTAGCGAGTCGGTGACGCTGATTGAGCGCGGTTCAAGTGAGGTTGTCCGTGCGGGTTCGACCATGACCGATATTGTAGATGCGGTAAAACGTGTGACCGATATTATGTTGGAGATCGCGGCGGCATCGGATGAGCAGAATCGCGGCATTCAACAGGTCAGCCAGGCGGTGACCGAAATGGATAACGTCACCCAGCAAAACGCCTCGCTGGTGGAGGAAGCTTCAGCAGCGGCCGCCTCACTTGAGGAGCAGGCTGCACGTCTGACGCAGGCGGTAGGGACATTCCGTCTTCAGGACTCGAAACGGGCCGAACCGGTAAAAGTCAGTGCTAAGCCTGCCTTTGCGCCGAATCGTCCGGCGGTAGCAGGCGCGGATAACTGGGAAACATTCTAG
- the gap gene encoding type I glyceraldehyde-3-phosphate dehydrogenase, whose amino-acid sequence MSKIGINGFGRIGRLVLRRLLEVSSSHEVVAINDLTSPKVLAYLLKYDSNYGPFPWSVDFTDTTLIVNGKTINVYAEKEAKNIPWTAQGAEIIVECTGFYTSTEKSQAHLDAGAKKVLVSAPAGEMKTLVFNVNDDTLNASDKIISVASCTTNCLAPMAKALNDAFGIELGTMTTIHAYTGTQSLVDGPRGKDLRASRAAAENIIPHTTGAAKAIGLVIPALSGKLKGHAQRVPTKTGSVTELVSILSQKVTADEVNLVMKNAAQNNESFGYTEDEIVSSDIIGSHFGSVFDATQTEVSEAGELQLVKTVSWYDNEYGFVTQLIRVLEKFAKM is encoded by the coding sequence ATGAGTAAGATTGGTATTAACGGGTTTGGGCGTATCGGCCGCCTGGTTCTACGCCGTTTATTGGAAGTATCCAGCAGTCATGAAGTCGTGGCGATTAACGATCTGACTTCCCCAAAAGTTCTGGCGTACTTACTCAAGTACGACTCAAACTATGGGCCGTTCCCATGGAGCGTGGATTTTACGGATACCACGCTGATTGTGAACGGTAAAACCATTAACGTGTACGCTGAGAAAGAGGCGAAGAATATTCCGTGGACGGCGCAAGGCGCAGAGATTATTGTCGAGTGTACCGGTTTCTACACCTCCACCGAAAAATCACAGGCGCACCTGGATGCTGGGGCGAAAAAAGTGCTGGTTTCCGCCCCTGCCGGTGAGATGAAAACGCTGGTCTTTAACGTTAACGACGATACGCTCAATGCCAGCGATAAAATCATCTCAGTCGCATCGTGTACCACGAACTGTCTGGCCCCAATGGCGAAAGCGCTCAATGACGCCTTCGGCATTGAACTGGGCACCATGACCACCATCCATGCTTACACTGGTACACAGTCGCTGGTCGATGGTCCTCGAGGTAAAGATTTACGCGCATCCCGCGCGGCGGCGGAGAATATTATTCCGCATACCACCGGGGCGGCAAAAGCCATTGGGCTGGTGATCCCAGCACTCAGCGGCAAGCTGAAAGGCCATGCGCAACGAGTACCAACCAAAACCGGCTCCGTCACCGAACTGGTGTCCATCCTCAGTCAAAAAGTCACCGCTGACGAAGTGAATCTGGTGATGAAAAACGCCGCACAGAATAATGAATCTTTTGGCTATACCGAGGATGAAATTGTCTCATCCGATATTATCGGCAGCCATTTTGGTTCCGTATTTGATGCCACACAGACGGAGGTCAGCGAAGCGGGCGAGCTGCAATTGGTAAAAACCGTCTCGTGGTATGACAACGAATACGGTTTTGTGACCCAGTTAATTCGTGTGCTGGAGAAGTTCGCCAAAATGTAA
- a CDS encoding metal/formaldehyde-sensitive transcriptional repressor, whose product MPHSPEDKKRALTRVRRIKGQVEALERAIESGESCLTILQQIASIRGASNGLMGEMVEMHLKDELVSGETTPDQRALRMTEVGHLLRSYLK is encoded by the coding sequence ATGCCGCATTCACCTGAAGACAAAAAACGCGCACTCACCCGCGTTCGCCGTATCAAAGGGCAGGTTGAGGCACTTGAACGCGCGATCGAGTCAGGTGAATCCTGTCTGACCATCCTGCAACAAATCGCCTCCATTCGCGGTGCGTCCAACGGCCTGATGGGCGAAATGGTTGAGATGCATCTCAAAGACGAACTGGTTAGCGGCGAAACGACGCCAGACCAGCGTGCATTGCGCATGACGGAAGTCGGTCATCTGCTACGATCCTATTTAAAATAA
- the leuE gene encoding leucine efflux protein LeuE: protein MFADFGVLNYWTYLLGAIFIILVPGPNTFFVLKTGVAHGIRKGYMAALAVFIGDAVLMSLSFAGVATLIKTTPLLFNIVRYLGALYLLYLGGKMLYSTLKRKTAGKEEEPEPGHAIFKRALTLSLTNPKAILFYVSFFVQFIDVHAKTPGLAFFILALTLELVSFIYLSFLIVSGSLVTRYVKTRKKLAKIGNSLIGLVFVGFAARLATLQS from the coding sequence GTGTTCGCAGATTTTGGCGTACTGAATTACTGGACGTATTTACTCGGCGCTATTTTTATTATTCTGGTGCCGGGGCCAAATACCTTCTTCGTGCTGAAAACCGGCGTTGCGCACGGTATCCGTAAGGGATACATGGCCGCGCTGGCGGTATTTATCGGCGATGCCGTGCTAATGTCTCTTTCTTTCGCAGGCGTTGCGACGCTGATTAAAACCACGCCGCTGCTGTTTAATATCGTACGTTATCTTGGCGCGCTCTATCTGTTGTATCTCGGCGGCAAGATGCTCTATAGCACGTTAAAGCGTAAAACGGCAGGTAAGGAAGAAGAGCCTGAACCGGGTCATGCTATCTTTAAGCGCGCGCTGACGCTGAGCCTGACGAATCCGAAAGCCATCCTGTTTTACGTTTCGTTCTTCGTGCAGTTTATTGATGTGCATGCCAAAACGCCGGGGCTGGCATTCTTTATTCTGGCGCTGACGTTGGAGCTGGTGAGTTTTATCTACCTGAGCTTCCTGATCGTGTCCGGTTCGCTGGTGACGCGCTATGTTAAAACGCGCAAGAAACTGGCGAAGATTGGTAACAGTTTGATTGGCCTGGTGTTTGTCGGTTTTGCAGCCCGATTGGCAACATTACAGTCCTGA
- a CDS encoding LysR substrate-binding domain-containing protein, producing the protein MEKNVLFSQRIRLRHLHTFVAVAQQGTLGRAAETLNLSQPALSKTLNELEQLTGTRLFERGRLGAQLTLTGEQFLTHAVKVLDALNTAGQALIRKEGVNNDVVRIGALPTAALGVLPAVIGPFHQQQKDVTLQVATMNNTMLLAALKSGDIDLGIGRMSDPELMTGLNYELLFLESLKLVVRPDHPLLQENITLSRVLEWPVVVSPKGTVPRQNAETLLQGQGCKMPPGCIETLSASLSRQLTVDFNYIWFVPSGAVKEDLRRGTLTALPIATQGQGEPIGILTRVDTPLSTGAQILLSAIRKSVPS; encoded by the coding sequence ATGGAAAAAAACGTTCTCTTTAGTCAGCGCATTCGTCTGCGCCATCTCCACACTTTCGTGGCCGTCGCCCAGCAAGGAACTTTGGGGCGAGCGGCTGAAACCCTTAATTTAAGCCAACCTGCGCTGTCGAAGACGCTAAATGAACTCGAACAACTGACCGGGACACGTCTGTTTGAACGCGGTCGTCTTGGGGCCCAGCTTACCCTGACTGGCGAGCAGTTTTTAACCCATGCAGTGAAGGTTCTTGATGCTTTAAACACCGCAGGCCAGGCACTCATTCGTAAAGAAGGTGTTAATAATGATGTGGTGCGCATCGGCGCATTACCGACCGCAGCATTAGGCGTACTACCCGCCGTCATTGGCCCCTTCCACCAACAGCAAAAAGACGTGACCTTGCAAGTCGCGACCATGAATAACACCATGCTACTGGCGGCGTTGAAATCCGGTGATATCGATCTGGGTATTGGTCGCATGTCCGATCCGGAATTGATGACGGGATTAAACTACGAGCTGCTGTTTCTCGAATCATTGAAGCTGGTGGTTCGCCCAGACCATCCACTGTTACAAGAAAATATTACCCTAAGCCGCGTCCTGGAATGGCCAGTGGTCGTTTCGCCTAAGGGCACGGTGCCCCGACAAAATGCCGAAACGCTACTGCAAGGCCAGGGCTGTAAAATGCCGCCAGGTTGCATCGAAACGCTGTCGGCCTCGTTATCGCGCCAGCTTACGGTTGATTTTAACTACATCTGGTTCGTACCTTCCGGCGCGGTGAAAGAGGATTTACGGCGCGGTACGCTTACCGCCCTGCCTATTGCAACCCAGGGTCAGGGAGAACCAATTGGTATCCTGACCCGAGTCGATACTCCGTTATCTACGGGCGCGCAAATTTTACTCAGTGCTATACGAAAATCCGTGCCATCCTAA
- the cybB gene encoding cytochrome b561 — MNDKYSRLQIAIHWLVFLLVVVAYAAMELRGFFPRSDRPLINMVHVSCGISILVLMVARLLVRLKRPAPPIVPKPKPMMTGMAHLGHLAIYLLFIALPIIGLVMMYNRGNPWLAFGLVMPHAAEGNFDLVDTLKHYHILLANLGYWLIGLHALAALAHHYFWKDNTLLRMMPRKR; from the coding sequence ATGAACGACAAGTATTCCCGCTTACAAATTGCCATCCATTGGTTGGTTTTTCTTTTGGTTGTGGTGGCCTACGCAGCGATGGAATTACGTGGATTCTTTCCACGAAGTGACCGACCGCTGATTAACATGGTGCATGTTTCCTGCGGAATCAGCATTCTGGTGCTGATGGTGGCGCGTTTACTCGTGCGGCTAAAACGCCCGGCACCGCCGATTGTTCCAAAACCGAAGCCGATGATGACCGGCATGGCGCATCTTGGGCACCTGGCGATTTATCTGCTGTTTATCGCGTTACCGATTATTGGCCTGGTGATGATGTATAACCGGGGCAATCCATGGCTGGCATTCGGTCTGGTTATGCCGCACGCCGCTGAAGGCAATTTCGACCTGGTCGATACCCTCAAGCATTACCATATTCTGCTGGCGAATCTCGGCTACTGGCTGATTGGTTTACACGCGCTCGCTGCGCTGGCGCATCACTATTTCTGGAAAGACAACACGCTGCTGCGCATGATGCCACGCAAGCGTTAA
- the pcaG gene encoding protocatechuate 3,4-dioxygenase subunit alpha, which translates to MKDYLPETASQTAGPYVHIGLAPDAAGFHIFEKNFGSTLTNSHTSGEHIAIEGRVFDGSGTPVRDVLIEIWQANAEGRYNHIADQQQEKPLDEDFRGWGRACSNFDSGVWRFDTIKPGQVTGRDGRMMAPHVNLWIVARGINIGLNTRMYFSDEQDANANDPVLNIIEWEVRRQTLIGRRETRGNETVYCFDIYLQGEHETVFFDV; encoded by the coding sequence ATGAAAGATTATTTACCGGAAACCGCCTCACAAACCGCCGGGCCTTATGTGCATATTGGTCTGGCACCTGATGCCGCGGGCTTTCATATCTTCGAGAAAAACTTTGGTTCGACGCTGACCAACAGCCATACGTCGGGTGAGCACATCGCCATTGAAGGCCGGGTGTTTGACGGCTCAGGTACACCGGTGCGTGATGTGTTGATTGAAATCTGGCAGGCCAATGCCGAAGGCCGCTACAACCATATTGCCGACCAGCAGCAGGAAAAGCCGTTGGATGAAGATTTTCGTGGCTGGGGTCGTGCTTGTTCCAATTTTGACAGCGGCGTATGGCGTTTTGATACCATCAAGCCCGGTCAGGTTACCGGTCGCGATGGCCGGATGATGGCTCCCCACGTGAATCTGTGGATAGTGGCGCGCGGGATCAACATTGGCCTGAATACCCGGATGTATTTTTCCGACGAGCAAGACGCTAACGCCAACGATCCGGTGCTAAATATTATCGAGTGGGAAGTCCGCCGCCAGACGCTGATAGGCCGCCGAGAAACGCGGGGTAATGAAACCGTGTACTGTTTCGATATTTATCTACAGGGTGAACACGAAACGGTTTTCTTTGACGTTTAG
- a CDS encoding S-(hydroxymethyl)glutathione dehydrogenase/class III alcohol dehydrogenase: MKSRAAVAFGPGQPLKIVEIDVAPPKKGEVLVKITHTGVCHTDAFTLSGDDPEGLFPAVLGHEGGGVVVEVGEGVTSLKAGDHVIPLYTAECGECKFCKSGKTNLCQAVRATQGKGLMPDGTTRFSYNGEPIYHYMGTSTFSEYTVCAEISLAKVNPQAPLDKVCLLGCGVTTGIGAVHNTAKVKEGDTVAVFGLGGIGLAVIQGAVQAKAGRILAVDTNPEKFKLAAEMGATDFINPKDSDKPVQDVIVELTDGGVDFSFECIGNVNVMRSALECCHKGWGESIIIGVAGAGQEIKTRPFQLVTGRVWRGSAFGGVKGRTQLPGMVEDAMTGKIQLDPFITHRLPLTQINEAFDLMHEGKSIRTVIHFGDK; this comes from the coding sequence ATGAAATCACGTGCTGCAGTTGCGTTTGGCCCCGGTCAGCCGCTGAAAATTGTTGAAATTGACGTCGCACCGCCAAAGAAAGGTGAAGTGCTGGTCAAAATCACCCATACCGGCGTTTGCCACACGGATGCCTTTACGCTATCTGGCGATGATCCGGAAGGCCTATTCCCGGCGGTGCTTGGCCATGAAGGCGGCGGTGTGGTGGTGGAAGTGGGCGAAGGCGTTACTAGCCTGAAAGCTGGCGACCACGTTATTCCGTTATACACCGCAGAATGCGGTGAGTGTAAATTCTGTAAGTCAGGTAAAACCAACCTCTGTCAGGCGGTGCGCGCCACGCAGGGTAAAGGCCTGATGCCTGACGGTACCACCCGTTTCTCCTATAACGGTGAGCCGATTTATCACTATATGGGTACCAGTACCTTCAGTGAATACACCGTGTGCGCAGAAATCTCGCTGGCGAAGGTCAACCCACAAGCACCGCTCGATAAAGTCTGTCTGCTGGGCTGTGGCGTGACCACCGGTATCGGTGCGGTACATAACACCGCAAAAGTGAAAGAAGGCGATACCGTGGCGGTATTCGGTCTTGGCGGCATTGGTCTGGCGGTTATTCAGGGTGCGGTACAGGCGAAGGCCGGGCGTATTCTGGCGGTGGACACCAACCCAGAGAAGTTCAAGCTGGCGGCAGAAATGGGCGCCACCGACTTTATCAACCCGAAAGACTCAGACAAGCCGGTTCAGGATGTGATTGTTGAGCTGACCGACGGCGGCGTTGATTTCAGCTTTGAGTGTATCGGTAACGTCAACGTGATGCGTTCTGCGCTGGAATGCTGCCACAAAGGCTGGGGTGAGAGCATCATCATCGGTGTCGCAGGCGCAGGCCAGGAAATCAAAACCCGTCCGTTCCAGCTGGTCACCGGTCGCGTATGGCGCGGTTCTGCTTTTGGTGGCGTAAAAGGCCGCACGCAGCTGCCGGGAATGGTAGAAGACGCGATGACGGGCAAAATTCAGCTCGATCCGTTTATCACTCACCGCCTACCTTTGACGCAGATTAACGAGGCGTTCGATTTGATGCATGAAGGCAAATCAATCCGCACCGTGATTCATTTCGGCGATAAATAA
- a CDS encoding YdcF family protein: MDKSYLPEEVLTAANQLGGWLAQNDFTGQPDIQDTQLIVMAGNAVMPTIDAACRLASENGGTLLISGGIGHSTDFLYQAIAQHPRYCSLSIEGQPEARLLAEIAHRFWHIPRERIVVEDLSTNCGENAWFTRRTLVEKGIPVQRATVVQDPTMQRRTMATFARVWQEEADAPEWLSYPGYQPVLENTVKGVSWRQPAQGLWPVARYLALIIGELPRLRDNAEGYGPRGKGFIAHVDIPDEIEAAWLLLSADPHLQPLLASRHLS; this comes from the coding sequence ATGGACAAGTCATATTTACCTGAGGAAGTACTGACGGCTGCGAATCAACTGGGTGGCTGGCTGGCGCAGAATGATTTCACCGGACAACCCGACATTCAGGATACTCAACTGATCGTCATGGCGGGAAACGCCGTGATGCCGACCATCGACGCGGCTTGTCGTTTGGCGAGTGAGAATGGCGGCACGTTGCTTATCAGTGGCGGCATCGGCCATTCAACGGATTTTCTCTACCAGGCTATCGCCCAGCATCCGCGTTATTGCTCGCTGAGTATTGAGGGTCAGCCCGAAGCGCGGCTGTTGGCAGAGATAGCCCATCGATTCTGGCACATTCCGCGTGAACGTATTGTGGTGGAAGACCTGTCGACCAACTGCGGCGAGAACGCGTGGTTTACCCGACGGACGCTTGTAGAAAAGGGCATTCCTGTACAGCGGGCGACGGTAGTTCAGGATCCCACCATGCAACGGCGCACGATGGCGACCTTTGCCCGCGTGTGGCAAGAAGAGGCGGATGCGCCTGAATGGCTAAGCTATCCGGGTTATCAACCGGTGCTGGAGAATACGGTGAAGGGCGTTAGCTGGCGGCAACCGGCCCAGGGATTATGGCCCGTTGCGCGTTATCTGGCGCTGATTATCGGTGAACTGCCGCGTCTGCGCGATAATGCTGAAGGATACGGCCCACGCGGGAAAGGATTTATTGCCCACGTTGATATTCCAGATGAAATAGAAGCTGCGTGGTTATTGCTAAGCGCTGATCCCCATCTTCAGCCGTTACTGGCGAGCCGTCATCTGAGTTGA
- a CDS encoding glucose/quinate/shikimate family membrane-bound PQQ-dependent dehydrogenase, with the protein MATGNVPRGFPRVLQWLLIGLMMVIGLAIGVLGAKLASVGGTWFFALMGLVMVVSAILIARNRRGGIVLYSLAFIVAVIWSISDAGWEYWPLFSRLFAFGVLALLSALVWPYMSKATVVRKGAAWGLAAILAVVLLASLGWMFKPQALVSATEAVPVKPVAAGEEQKNWEHWGNTTHGDRFAALDQINKQNIDKLQVAWVAHTGDIPLSNGSGAEDQNTPLQVGDTLFVCTPYSKVLALDVDSGKEKWRYDSKATAPNWQRCRGLGYFEDTQALTTPASATSPAACPRRLFLPTTDARLIAINADNGKLCDDFGDHGVVDLSIGMGEIKPGYYQQTSTPLVAGNVVVIGGRVADNFSTDEPPGVVRAYDVRTGKLAWAWDPGNPNLTGAPPEGQTYTRGTPNVWSAMSYDAKLNLVYLPTGNATPDFWAGERTALDDKYSSSIVAVDATTGQVRWHYQTTHHDLWDFDLPSQPLLYDLPDGKGGTTPVLVQTSKQGMIFMLNRETGQPVAKVEERPVPQGNVEGERYSPTQPYSVGMPMIGNETLKESDMWGATPVDLLLCRIQFKEMRHEGIFTPPGTDRSLQYPGSLGGMNWGSVSVDPNNSLMFVNDMRLGLANYMVPRANVAKDASGIEMGIVPMDGTPFGAMRERFLSPLGIPCQKPPFGTMSAVDLKSGKIVWQVPVGTVEDTGPLGIRMHMPIPIGMPTLGASLSTQSGLLFFAGTQDFYLRAFDTATGKEIWKDRLPVGSQSGPMTYVSPKTGKQYIVINAGGARQSPDRGDYIIAYALPDAK; encoded by the coding sequence ATGGCAACTGGCAACGTGCCACGAGGATTCCCACGAGTCCTGCAGTGGCTTCTTATCGGTCTGATGATGGTTATCGGACTGGCTATCGGTGTACTCGGGGCAAAACTTGCCTCCGTTGGCGGCACCTGGTTTTTTGCCCTGATGGGGCTGGTTATGGTGGTCAGCGCCATTCTGATCGCGCGTAACCGCCGTGGCGGCATTGTGCTGTATAGCCTGGCGTTTATCGTCGCAGTTATATGGTCAATCAGCGATGCGGGCTGGGAATACTGGCCACTCTTCTCACGCCTGTTTGCTTTCGGCGTACTGGCGCTGTTAAGTGCGCTGGTTTGGCCGTATATGTCTAAGGCCACGGTCGTCAGAAAAGGGGCCGCATGGGGTCTGGCTGCGATACTCGCCGTCGTTCTGTTGGCTAGCCTTGGCTGGATGTTCAAACCTCAGGCTCTGGTGTCAGCCACCGAAGCCGTTCCGGTCAAACCGGTCGCAGCCGGGGAAGAACAAAAAAACTGGGAACACTGGGGGAATACCACCCACGGTGACCGTTTCGCGGCTCTGGATCAGATCAACAAGCAGAATATCGATAAGTTGCAGGTTGCCTGGGTGGCACACACCGGCGATATCCCATTGAGCAACGGTTCGGGGGCTGAAGATCAGAACACCCCGTTACAGGTCGGTGATACCCTGTTCGTCTGTACGCCATACAGCAAAGTGCTGGCGCTAGACGTTGATAGCGGTAAAGAGAAATGGCGTTATGATTCGAAAGCCACTGCTCCCAACTGGCAACGCTGCCGTGGTCTTGGCTATTTTGAAGATACCCAAGCCCTTACTACACCGGCCTCCGCCACATCGCCAGCCGCCTGCCCGCGCCGCCTCTTCCTGCCTACCACCGATGCCCGTCTTATCGCCATCAATGCCGATAACGGCAAACTGTGCGACGATTTTGGCGACCACGGCGTGGTGGATCTGAGCATTGGGATGGGTGAAATTAAACCGGGTTATTACCAGCAAACCTCTACTCCGTTAGTCGCGGGGAATGTGGTGGTTATTGGTGGACGCGTTGCCGATAACTTCTCCACCGACGAACCACCAGGAGTGGTGCGCGCCTATGACGTTCGCACCGGTAAGCTCGCCTGGGCATGGGATCCGGGTAATCCTAACCTGACCGGTGCGCCGCCTGAAGGCCAGACCTATACGCGCGGTACGCCGAACGTCTGGTCAGCGATGTCCTACGATGCGAAGCTGAATCTGGTGTATCTGCCAACCGGCAACGCCACGCCGGATTTCTGGGCCGGTGAACGTACCGCGCTTGATGATAAATACAGCTCATCTATTGTTGCCGTTGATGCTACAACCGGCCAGGTACGCTGGCATTATCAGACCACTCACCACGATTTGTGGGACTTTGACCTCCCGTCTCAACCGCTGCTTTATGATTTACCCGATGGTAAAGGCGGCACCACACCGGTGCTGGTTCAGACCAGTAAACAGGGCATGATCTTTATGCTCAACCGCGAAACCGGCCAGCCGGTCGCGAAGGTCGAAGAACGCCCGGTGCCACAAGGCAATGTCGAAGGTGAGCGGTATTCCCCAACGCAGCCATACTCTGTCGGCATGCCGATGATTGGCAATGAAACGCTGAAAGAGTCTGACATGTGGGGCGCGACGCCGGTTGACCTGCTGCTGTGCCGTATTCAGTTTAAAGAGATGCGTCACGAGGGGATCTTCACGCCACCGGGCACTGATCGTTCACTTCAATATCCGGGATCGCTTGGCGGTATGAACTGGGGCAGCGTTTCGGTTGATCCGAACAACAGCCTGATGTTTGTCAACGATATGCGTTTGGGGCTGGCGAACTACATGGTACCGCGTGCCAATGTGGCTAAAGATGCCAGCGGTATTGAGATGGGGATTGTGCCGATGGACGGTACACCGTTTGGCGCGATGCGCGAGCGCTTCCTGTCACCGCTGGGCATTCCGTGTCAGAAACCGCCATTTGGTACCATGTCAGCGGTCGATTTGAAATCTGGCAAGATTGTCTGGCAGGTGCCGGTCGGTACCGTTGAAGATACGGGCCCGCTGGGTATTCGCATGCATATGCCAATCCCTATCGGGATGCCTACGCTTGGGGCATCGCTGTCGACTCAGTCTGGCCTGCTGTTCTTTGCGGGTACTCAGGATTTCTACCTGCGCGCGTTTGATACCGCAACCGGTAAAGAGATCTGGAAAGACCGTCTGCCGGTTGGCAGCCAGTCCGGCCCGATGACCTATGTCTCGCCGAAAACCGGCAAACAGTACATCGTCATTAACGCCGGTGGCGCCCGCCAGTCACCGGATCGCGGTGATTATATTATTGCTTACGCGTTACCTGACGCGAAGTAA